The following coding sequences lie in one Zingiber officinale cultivar Zhangliang chromosome 2B, Zo_v1.1, whole genome shotgun sequence genomic window:
- the LOC122045685 gene encoding probable protein phosphatase 2C 8 — protein sequence MEAVPTNHIATDHSALPLRRRRRRRRPLARPSKRVRNRSGHIRAKGEDYLPAVSPPPLANSSAIEAEDSANAPPPAPWRAPDPRGLAYGIVSLMGRRRNMEDAAVAVTGLAAGPHGYFAVYDGHGGAMVAQACCNRLHVAVEDEVRRRAVAEDGEGVEAWKRAMVAGFARVDAEVMAETRELRIGLVGSTAVVAVVTEKWIIVANCGDSRAVLFRGGVAMPMSSDHKPDRPDELRRVEALGGKVLYWDCPRVLGVLATSRSFGDYFLKPFVSSEPEFAVIERSDEDQFLILASDGLWDVMSNGMVCRVVKKCLEEKPSDSDNAALDGVSHSAVRDAAGLLARLAICRGSDDNVTVLLVVF from the exons ATGGAAGCGGTTCCCACGAACCACATCGCCACTGACCACTCCGCCCTCCCACTCCGCCGCCGGCGCCGGCGCCGCCGCCCTCTCGCTCGCCCATCCAAGCGCGTCAGGAACCGGTCGGGACATATCCGCGCCAAGGGCGAGGACTACCTCCCCGCCGTCTCACCTCCTCCTCTCGCGAACAGCAGCGCCATTGAAGCCGAGGATTCCGCCAATGCCCCTCCTCCGGCGCCGTGGAGGGCGCCGGACCCGCGAGGCCTGGCGTACGGGATAGTGTCGCTGATGGGGCGACGGAGAAACATGGAGGACGCGGCGGTGGCAGTGACGGGGCTCGCTGCCGGCCCACACGGGTATTTCGCGGTGTACGACGGGCATGGGGGCGCGATGGTGGCGCAGGCGTGCTGCAACAGGCTGCATGTGGCGGTGGAGGATGAGGTGCGGCGCCGGGCGGTAGCCGAAGACGGAGAGGGAGTGGAGGCGTGGAAGCGGGCGATGGTCGCGGGGTTCGCGAGGGTGGATGCGGAGGTTATGGCGGAGACCAGAGAGCTGCGAATTGGATTGGTGGGCTCGACGGCGGTGGTGGCGGTGGTGACGGAGAAGTGGATTATTGTGGCCAACTGCGGCGACTCCAGGGCGGTGCTCTTCCGCGGCGGGGTGGCCATGCCCATGTCCTCCGATCACAAG CCTGACAGACCAGATGAGCTTAGAAGAGTAGAAGCTCTTGGAGGGAAAGTCTTGTACTGGGACTGTCCTCGGGTCTTAGGAGTACTTGCAACATCTAGATCCTTCG GAGACTACTTTCTCAAGCCATTTGTGAGCTCTGAACCTGAATTCGCTGTGATCGAACGATCCGATGAAGACCAATTCCTTATCCTAGCGAGCGACGGGTTGTGGGATGTGATGTCAAACGGCATGGTATGCAGAGTGGTCAAGAAATGCCTGGAAGAGAAGCCATCTGATTCTGATAATGCTGCTCTTGATGGAGTGTCTCATTCTGCTGTCAGAGATGCGGCTGGCTTGTTGGCGAGGCTTGCTATTTGTCGAGGGAGTGATGACAACGTCACTGTGCTGCTCGTGGTGTTCTAG